The Oscillatoria sp. FACHB-1407 sequence GCGACTCGCTCGATCGCCGCTGGAGCCGGACCCAACAGATCGTAACCCAGCTGAGTTTGATTGAAGCGCAGTTTTTCACCCAGTCGCTCAGCTATGCGGCGCACTAACGCTGGATCTACACCGCTTAACCGTAGCAACACCAGATGACCAAAGGGAGGATATCCCAGGGCTGTGCGTTGTTGTTGCTCCGTCTCGATAAAGGAGTCATAGTCATAGCGTTGCACGGCCTGAACAACCGGATGCTGTGGGGAGTAGGTTTGCAGTAGAACTCGACCGGGTTGGCTCCCTCGTCCGGCTCGACCTGCCACCTGTGTCAATACCTGAAAGGTGCGCTCACTGGCGCGGTAGTCAGGCAGATGCAACATCCCATCCGCAGCAACCACCCCAACCAGCGTGACCTGAGGCAGATCAATTCCTTTCGTCAACATCTGAGTACCAACCAGCACATCTGCTTCTCCTCGTGCAAAGCGATCGAGCAGTGCTCGATGGGCTCCTTTAGTGCGGGTTGTGTCACTATCAAACCGCAGACAGCGCAACGTAGGAAACTGCTGAGTGATTTCTTGAATGACTCGTTGAGTACCACTGCCAAAATGTTTGAGATAGGGAGATTCACAGGAGGGGCAGCGATCGGGATGTGCCTGTCTAAAGTTGCAGTAGTGACATCGCAAGAAAGCAGCACTCTCTGCGTGGGGTTGGTGATAGGTCAGCGAGATGTCGCAATGGGGGCATCCCAACACAAACCCACAACTGCGGCAGGAGACAAAGGTGCTGTGTCCACGTCGGGGAACAAACAAAATCCCCTGTTGTTGCTGGTCTTGTAGAGTGTGGAGCGCAGTTTGGAGAGCACGGCTGAACATCGAGCGGTTGCCCTCCAGCAACTCCTGTCGCATATCGATAATGTCAATTGGAGGCAGGGGTCGAGCATGAACTCGCTCTGGCAGTGCGAGGTAGAGAGGTTTGCTCTTTTCAGGAAACGGTGTGACTGTTGGGGGATGGGTATCCGAGGCAGAGATATGGCCGACAAAGCCGCCTTGAACCTCAACCCAGGTTTCAATAGATGGGGTTGCAGACCCTAAGATCAGCGGGCAATTTTCTGACGCCGCTCGCCAGTGAGCCACCGTACGAGCGTGATAGCAGGGAGTAGGTTGGTCTTGCTTGAAGCTGCTGTCATGCTCTTCATCAAGGACAATCAACCCCAGATTGGGCAGCGGAGCAAAGATGGCAGAACGGGTGCCAATCACCACCTGAGGGGTTCCACTCAGCATCTGTCGCCAGGTGTCATACCGCTCACCCTCAGACAGGGCACTGTGGTAGACCATTACCTTGCTGCCAAATCGGGCACGAAAGCGATCGGTCAGTTGAGGAGTGAGTCCAATCTCAGGCACCAAAACCAGAGCCGATTTTCCTTGATTTAGAATTGGGGCGATCGCCTGGAGATAGACCTCGGTTTTGCCCGATCCAGTCACACCATGCAGCAGCACCACCTGATACCGATCGAGCGACTGAATCTTAACCAGAGCAGCCTGTTGAGCGGAGGTCAGGGCTTTGGGGTGGCTCCCCAGAATCGAGGCTCCACTTTCCGTCCGCAGCACTTCTCGCTGATAGACCACCACACATCCCTTTTGTTGCAAACCCTTGAGCACCGCAGAGCTAGTCTGGCAGGTTTGCAACAGATCCTGAAGCCACATCTCGCCGCCACGTCGCTTCAACACCTCCAGCACCTCATGTTGGCGAGGGCTGAGGGCAACCGCAGGTTCAGCCACAAAGGTGACGGCTTGCCGTTGTTTAGGTTTAACCGGAGTCGGTGGCTCCAGATAGCTCTCGACCCATCCCCGTTGGAGTAATTCCCGCAAACCTCGGGATGCCCCATTTACCTGCCGTTGCAGATATTGCCACGCATAATCGCCCGTCTTATGGGACTGGAGTTGTTCCAGAATCTGTTGTGCCGCTGTAGACAAGTCTGCTGGAGCAGAGTTTGGGCAGGTTGGAGTCAAACGAATCCGACGCTGCGATCGCCCTAGCAAACCCGGCGGTAACGCTGTTCGCACGACCTGGATCAGGGGAGTGCAGTAATAAGTAGCCGTCTGTTGCAGCAGTGACCAATAGCTGGAGGGGAAAAAGCCCTGGCAAATGACCTCTTCAACATCTCGCACCGCGCTGGGAGGCAGATCCTCTGGCAGTGCTTCAACCCTGCGAATGGCGATCGCCCCAACTTGCTGTGCACCAAAGGGAACGCTGAGAATATCCCCTGGCTGAACCTCAATATCAGCAGGCACTCGATAGGTATAAAGCCCTTGCGCCCCCGCACAATCGACCAACGTCTCGACCCAGCTACCCCGGGGCGAGCGATCGCCCCCTTCAGCAACAGACAACATTTCGGACGACAAGACTTCTGGCATCGTGACACCGTCAATCAACGGAGTTTTGGGTGAAATATCTGCGGTCTGAGAGCCGTACTGTGGATCTTGAAACGTCACAACCACTCCTACATCAAGCAGCGAACAGGGCAGCGACACAAGGCCAGTTCTGAACGGGACGAAGCCATATCTTCGCTAATGCGATCGCCCTGCCACATGAATCAATCATAAACCTCTCGACTATAACATTTATCGCTTACCGTGTAAAATGACAATTTATGTCATCCCTCGCTCGACCCCTACTTCCTTCTCTCCACTTTCCAGCTAGCGTAGCCAGAGCGTAATTGTTACATTAAGTAACAGCAGCCAATCCAAATAATCCTATGGTTCTGAGCGACTCTCTCCAATCCACATCGGCGATCTGGCAATGGCATGACCTACCCATCCGTTACCAAACGGCTGGGACAACTGGAGACGCAGTCATTCTGGTGCATGGCTTTGGCGCATCCAGTGACCACTGGCGCAAAAATATTCCTGTGTTGGCAGAAACGCACCGCGTCTACGCGCTCGATCTGCTGGGGTTTGGTCTCTCTGCCAAGCCCACCCCCGGAGAGCCATTTCTCTACACCTTTGAAACCTGGGGACAGCAAATCGTTGAGTTTTGCCAAGAGATTGTAGGGACTCCTGCCTTTTTAGTAGGCAACTCGGTCGGATGTATTGCTGCCCTACAAGCCGCCGTCATGGCACCCCAACTGGCATCAGGTGTCGTGCTCCTCAACTGCTCCCTCCGCCTGTTGCACGATCGCAAGCGAGCCAGCTTACCCTGGCATCGTCGCTCATCGGCTCCACTGCTACAATCCCTGCTGAGCTATCGCCCCTTTGGCAATTACTTTTTTAATCAACTGGCGAAAGCCAAGGTGATTCGCAAAATTTTGCTGCAAGCCTATCGCGATCCATCTGCTGTCACCGATGAATTGGTAGATCTGTTGCTCCAACCTGCTCTAGAGCCAGGAGCTGCTGCCGTTTTTCTGGCGTTTACCCGTTATTCTCAAGGACCATTAGCAGAGGATCTGCTCCCTCAACTGACTTGCCCTGCACTGATTGCCTGGGGAGACGCTGACCCATGGGAGCCGATCGCCCTTGGACGAGAGTTAAGCAACTTTCCAGCCGTTGAGGACTTTATCCCCCTAGAAGGGGTAGGTCACTGCCCACAGGATGAAGCCCCGGATCAGGTCAACACGATTTTACAGAACTGGTTTGACAAACATCGTAGTAGCAAAGCAAACCCTTGATGCAAAAGAAACAATGGGTGTTGCTAATCCAAGATGTGAATCTCGTAGAGGCGTTTCGCCAAACATCCGTACAACGGGTGTGAGGTTTAATGACTTTTGGACAAGGTTTTACCATCAACGGTAAGAGACACGAACGATATTAATGGCTAATACCTGAAGACAATAATTTCTATGTGACATCAGTGCATAAAGGAACATCCCTTCGTACAATAGAGTTCTATTGATTGACGAGGAGAACGAAGCCGTGCCATTTGCCGTTGGTGTCATTCAAACCCTTGGGTTTCCGGGCGTATTGGCTGCGGCAGATGCAATGGTGAAAGGGGCGCGCGTCACCCTGGTGTATTATGGCTTAGCCGAACGGGGCGAGTTTATCGTTGCCATTCGAGGTGCGACATCGGAGGTAAAACCTGCGATCGAAGCGGGTATCGAAGCGGCAAAAAAAACGCCAGGTTGTGCCGAAATTTCCTACTACATCGTGCCGAACCCCCCTGAAAACCTGGAAGCGGTCTTACCGATTCAATACACTGCAAAAGTTGAACGGTTTATATAGGTTAGTTAAGACTTCTATAGAGCCGTCTCAAATTAAGTGCGAACCCTGAGTTTTGGTAAAAGCTGGGGCGATCGCCCGTACAATAAACAATGAATTCACCCATCATCTGCGTTTTTAATAGGAGTTAGACATGCCCGTTGCGGTTGGAG is a genomic window containing:
- a CDS encoding alpha/beta fold hydrolase, with product MVLSDSLQSTSAIWQWHDLPIRYQTAGTTGDAVILVHGFGASSDHWRKNIPVLAETHRVYALDLLGFGLSAKPTPGEPFLYTFETWGQQIVEFCQEIVGTPAFLVGNSVGCIAALQAAVMAPQLASGVVLLNCSLRLLHDRKRASLPWHRRSSAPLLQSLLSYRPFGNYFFNQLAKAKVIRKILLQAYRDPSAVTDELVDLLLQPALEPGAAAVFLAFTRYSQGPLAEDLLPQLTCPALIAWGDADPWEPIALGRELSNFPAVEDFIPLEGVGHCPQDEAPDQVNTILQNWFDKHRSSKANP
- the priA gene encoding primosomal protein N', with translation MPEVLSSEMLSVAEGGDRSPRGSWVETLVDCAGAQGLYTYRVPADIEVQPGDILSVPFGAQQVGAIAIRRVEALPEDLPPSAVRDVEEVICQGFFPSSYWSLLQQTATYYCTPLIQVVRTALPPGLLGRSQRRIRLTPTCPNSAPADLSTAAQQILEQLQSHKTGDYAWQYLQRQVNGASRGLRELLQRGWVESYLEPPTPVKPKQRQAVTFVAEPAVALSPRQHEVLEVLKRRGGEMWLQDLLQTCQTSSAVLKGLQQKGCVVVYQREVLRTESGASILGSHPKALTSAQQAALVKIQSLDRYQVVLLHGVTGSGKTEVYLQAIAPILNQGKSALVLVPEIGLTPQLTDRFRARFGSKVMVYHSALSEGERYDTWRQMLSGTPQVVIGTRSAIFAPLPNLGLIVLDEEHDSSFKQDQPTPCYHARTVAHWRAASENCPLILGSATPSIETWVEVQGGFVGHISASDTHPPTVTPFPEKSKPLYLALPERVHARPLPPIDIIDMRQELLEGNRSMFSRALQTALHTLQDQQQQGILFVPRRGHSTFVSCRSCGFVLGCPHCDISLTYHQPHAESAAFLRCHYCNFRQAHPDRCPSCESPYLKHFGSGTQRVIQEITQQFPTLRCLRFDSDTTRTKGAHRALLDRFARGEADVLVGTQMLTKGIDLPQVTLVGVVAADGMLHLPDYRASERTFQVLTQVAGRAGRGSQPGRVLLQTYSPQHPVVQAVQRYDYDSFIETEQQQRTALGYPPFGHLVLLRLSGVDPALVRRIAERLGEKLRFNQTQLGYDLLGPAPAAIERVARRYRWQILLKYRTAQLQGLPNLQSLRQQCPSEVSLTIDVDPLNLL
- a CDS encoding carbon dioxide-concentrating mechanism protein CcmK, translated to MPFAVGVIQTLGFPGVLAAADAMVKGARVTLVYYGLAERGEFIVAIRGATSEVKPAIEAGIEAAKKTPGCAEISYYIVPNPPENLEAVLPIQYTAKVERFI